A window of the Fusarium poae strain DAOMC 252244 chromosome 3, whole genome shotgun sequence genome harbors these coding sequences:
- a CDS encoding hypothetical protein (CAZy:GH43_11~CAZy:GH43_12~CAZy:GH43_13~CAZy:GH43_14~CAZy:GH43~CAZy:GH43_9~CAZy:GH43_10~CAZy:GH43_8~CAZy:GH43_3~CAZy:GH43_31~CAZy:GH43_15~CAZy:GH43_4~CAZy:GH43_36~CAZy:GH43_30~CAZy:GH43_5): protein MPQVRNPILPGFNPDPSIVRVGDDYYIATSTFEWFPGVQIHHSRDLANWKLVVRPLTRKNQLDMRGEPDSCGVWAPCLSHDGEKFWLVYTDVKRKDGSFKDAHNYIVTATSIEGPWSDPVYANSSGFDPSLFHDDDGKKWFNNMTWDHRSRPQTFSGIFLQEFDPKANKLVGPRKNIFEGTDLAFVEGSHIYKRNGWYYLSTAEGGTGYSHAITLARSRNVWGPYEVHPQKHILTSKDTPHAALQRAGHGQIVETPDGKTYVVHLTGRPTTQKRRSVLGRETAIQEAYWGDDDWLYIKNGPVPSLYVDLPAERDDTAYWEEKKYTFKDTLHSDFQWLRTPEPERIFNIKNDQLVLTGRESIGSWFEQALVARRQTHFSYDAETVIDFSPEDERQFAGLTAYYCRFNFFYLTVTAHSDGQRELLILSSEETFPLGRLNKPFAEPVKIPNEGKVKLALTIRGSKLQFYYALEGQELTKIGPVYDASLLSDECGGHPNDGSFTGAFVGMAASDVNGLALEAKFDYFVYRPAHDDSDRYDI from the coding sequence ATGCCTCAAGTCAGGAACCCAATTCTTCCAGGCTTCAACCCGGACCCTTCTATTGTCCGGGTTGGCGATGACTACTACATCGCCACATCCACTTTTGAGTGGTTTCCTGGTGTTCAGATCCACCACTCTAGAGATCTCGCCAACTGGAAACTGGTCGTGCGCCCACTGACACGCAAGAACCAACTCGACATGCGTGGCGAGCCTGATAGCTGTGGTGTCTGGGCACCTTGTTTGAGCCATGATGGTGAGAAGTTTTGGCTAGTTTATACTGATGTCAAGCGCAAGGATGGTTCTTTCAAAGATGCGCATAATTACATCGTCACTGCCACATCTATCGAAGGGCCATGGTCGGATCCTGTTTATGCTAATTCTTCTGGTTTCGATCCGTCACTATTCCATGATGACGACGGAAAGAAGTGGTTTAATAACATGACCTGGGATCACCGCTCTCGCCCACAGACGTTTTCGGGCATTTTCCTCCAAGAATTCGATCCAAAGGCAAACAAACTAGTCGGCCCTAGAAAGAACATCTTTGAAGGAACGGACTTGGCTTTTGTTGAGGGATCTCATATTTACAAACGTAATGGATGGTATTACCTTTCGACTGCAGAAGGTGGCACGGGATACAGCCATGCCATAACTCTTGCTCGATCTCGCAATGTCTGGGGCCCTTACGAGGTACACCCACAGAAGCATATCCTCACCTCGAAAGATACCCCACACGCTGCTCTCCAAAGAGCCGGACACGGTCAGATTGTCGAGACGCCAGATGGCAAGACCTATGTCGTGCACCTGACAGGTCGTCCCACTACACAGAAACGACGTTCGGTGTTGGGTCGAGAGACTGCTATCCAGGAAGCTTACTGGGGAGACGATGACTGGCTATACATCAAGAATGGCCCTGTCCCAAGCTTATACGTCGACCTTCCCGCCGAGCGCGATGATACAGCTTActgggaagagaagaaataCACTTTCAAGGATACTCTACACAGCGACTTCCAATGGCTTCGAACCCCCGAGCCCGAGCGCATTTTCAACATCAAAAACGATCAGCTCGTGCTGACAGGTCGCGAGTCTATCGGATCCTGGTTCGAGCAAGCTCTCGTTGCTCGACGTCAAACGCATTTTTCATACGACGCCGAAACTGTTATTGATTTCTCTCCTGAAGACGAGCGCCAATTCGCAGGTCTAACAGCGTACTACTGCCGTTTCAACTTTTTCTACCTCACAGTGACAGCTCATTCTGATGGTCAACGCGagctcctcatcctcagctCGGAAGAGACTTTTCCATTAGGCCGTCTCAACAAACCTTTTGCTGAGCCTGTGAAGATTCCAAACGAGGGTAAAGTGAAGCTCGCTTTGACGATTCGTGGAAGCAAATTGCAATTCTATTACGCTCTTGAAGGGCAGGAGCTGACCAAGATTGGACCTGTGTACGATGCTTCGCTTTTGTCAGATGAGTGTGGTGGACATCCGAATGATGGAAGTTTCACCGGTGCCTTTGTGGGAATGGCTGCTTCGGATGTTAATGGACTTGCGCTGGAGGCCAAGTTTGATTATTTTGTTTATCGACCTGCTCATGACGATTCAGACCGATATGATATATAA
- a CDS encoding hypothetical protein (TransMembrane:2 (o366-387i434-458o)), translated as MKKSIACGACRSSKRKCIHSGGPPCTRCRDRGDECIFPPKGTSFIFRRSRLERISADNRENDGLRADPTVTRAANLATTDPFGFLTDEVKNSYLRCSYKWSFHHIPNLLIAIRERRLDPLLIWAMLAITVRFSQAAPPGYATQVEASNTFAAHARTQVLSLVDQPTVHRAQVLLMLTGHSWGAGEGRRAWVYLGMAVRMAQVLGLFEELPPSTTRDEFIESEERRRTAWTCFLMDSLLSGGKGRDRMLSADNMRIQLPCDSENFNFGSVVVCERLDGSIADGVGTSMGIRAKGNLGIVAYSMRVADVWGAVAKWACTRHDNNVPPWQAQSDFQMLLGRLEIWKSSLPDRLRYELFLLRAHSVSNQGQAYCYMHCIYFMSVIFLYRSYLPEVEMQRARIGDKDWDQWSTWSSKELVQVAKQVCDMLQEIRAFGLYFLRGLVPWIGFTIYTAVGTMLYFYHFPNPGDTALDIDKRREHIVEGLLFLKDMRQAWPMADTWREKIKAMQIFYSNIKTDGDLAVTPSERREMRNAIIDYGALQPDPVRQPDTESTDEQSATDGENDQATTSSNTEFINDPMNFIAPADIDLFDTDFAFGSNMYATFADATQGFWESFPGSMDIQGDMNMNLDH; from the exons ATGAAGAAGTCAATAGCATGCGGTGCATGTCGCTCATCCAAGCGCAAA TGTATCCACTCAGGTGGTCCGCCCTGCACACGTTGTCGCGACCGAGGTGATGAGTGTATCTTCCCTCCCAAGGGTACATCCTTCATCTTCAGGCGCAGTCGCTTAGAGCGTATCTCAGCTGATAATAGAGAAAACGATGGACTTCGCGCGGACCCAACGGTTACGCGAGCCGCGAACCTTGCTACGACTGATCCGTTTGGGTTTTTGACCGATGAGGTCAAAAATAGTTATCTGAGATGCTCATATAAGTGGTCGTTTCATCATATCCCAAATCTTCTCATTGCAATTAGGGAAAGAAGATTAGACCCGCTACTTATATGGGCTATGTTGGCGATCACAGTTAG ATTCTCGCAAGCAGCGCCACCAGGATACGCAACCCAGGTGGAAGCAAGTAACACATTCGCCGCACATGCCAGAACCCAGGTCTTATCTTTGGTAGACCAACCGACTGTCCATCGCGCTCAGGTTCTGCTCATGTTGACAGGGCATTCATGGGGTGCTGGCGAAGGCAGACGTGCTTGGGTTTATCTTGGTATGGCCGTCCGCATGGCTCAGGTCCTTGGTCTTTTCGAAGAACTCCCTCCCTCAACAACTCGCGATGAGTTCATCGAATCTGAAGAAAGACGGCGGACAGCTTGGACGTGTTTCCTCATGGACAGCCTCCTAAGTGGGGGCAAAGGACGCGACAGGATGCTCTCAGCTGATAACATGCGTATACAACTTCCTTGCGACTCTGAGAATTTCAATTTTGGTTCAGTAGTCGTTTGTGAGAGGCTAGATGGCTCAATAGCAGATGGAGTAGGAACGTCAATGGGTATTCGCGCCAAAGGTAACCTGGGTATCGTTGCTTACAGCATGCGCGTGGCTGATGTCTGGGGAGCTGTGGCCAAATGGGCCTGCACACGGCACGATAACAACGTTCCTCCATGGCAGGCCCAATCTGATTTCCAGATGCTGCTCGGTCGTCTTGAAATATGGAAGAGCTCGTTACCAGATCGACTTCGTTACGAGCTTTTCCTTCTAAGAGCACACAGCGTCTCCAACCAGGGTCAGGCTTACTGTTACATGCACTGCATCTACTTTATGAGCGTCATCTTCCTCTATCGATCTTATCTGCCAGAGGTCGAGATGCAAAGAGCCAGGATAGGTGACAAAGACTGGGATCAATGGTCAACGTGGTCGAGCAAAGAGCTTGTTCAAGTCGCCAAACAAGTGTGCGACATGCTGCAAGAGATACGTGCTTTTGGCTTGTATTTCCTTCGTGGGCTTGTTCCATGGATCGGTTTCACTATCTACACAGCTGTCGGAACAATGCTCTACTTTTACCACTTTCCTAATCCCGGAGATACCGCTCTCGACATCGACAAGCGACGGGAACATATTGTGGAAGGTCTATTGTTTCTCAAGGATATGCGACAAGCGTGGCCAATGGCTGATACATGG CGTGAGAAAATCAAGGCAATGCAAATATTTTACAGCAATATCAAGACAGACGGCGACTTAGCAGTGACACCGAGCGAGAGAAGAGAAATGCGAAATGCCATTATCGATTATGGCGCTCTCCAGCCTGATCCCGTACGGCAACCCGATACTGAGAGTACCGACGAACAA AGCGCAACAGACGGTGAGAACGATCAAGCCACGACTAGCTCAAACACAGAGTTCATCAACGACCCTATGAATTTCATTGCACCGGCTGATATCGACCTATTTGACACGGACTTTGCATTCGGCAGTAACATGTATGCTACATTTGCCGATGCTACGCAGGGTTTCTGGGAAAGTTTCCCGGGAAGCATGGACATCCAAGGTGATATGAACATGAATCTAGATCATTAG
- a CDS encoding hypothetical protein (BUSCO:29327at5125) yields MEDLSLPIAVRRSRRSSIKPEPSDIPSSPMPVKTPRTVSRRKVRFSEPGLSSGLTPIVGRFSVATPKRRRHSSAPVTTTPSTNRSTPALPESGDVTFLPLRQVLDGRVQRRIRRNGLSEEMNVIQQEKRRRSIETKEEIEKLRDQLKARDREIYELQNATIVIDTGRIWDLEKQIEDLQDELSKRSGRSLSEKRGYNWTLSAREKFSPEYMDMDDTEFGDETMAQLVCSTPSRARARHDASTSFMDMTPPPTSPTIPGTPMSWNPISSTLSAGVQACFPDPQRQQLEEEVSSLQLEVTKLTDTLGSYKSLSGRLSDKLSEFTPAIEPESTSHHKLEAQIDAMLRTMSDRACALQQLTTNITKLGFHGSDASDMITSLASGFRAARLELEYLTPGEITLPLSSHGAEVLDLMLTRLRDMAKRAKEDEDAIDEYHEIEQSLRKQLDARVTVMDGLKAEMNKAEKLMSDKIARIRELEVANTRLKGAVDGYVRDISELENLVERMERDAHDAEDEYNVQLEVKRKVLGRKEDSIAELETRLSEALQRSADLQREVKEVQEAKMRDVAELNKRHGAALAAGDASVVKYRGEIDRVNTSLRVAHATICSLRVENGGLKSQMEEERAKAKAVIDSMKEELQRVVQMSQEFLTPKSKTLKGVDSESEPGSGSSSSSSTVSAKRPAFVSVDGGARRLSRKRLCRGRDSGMGLLDEDEEECF; encoded by the coding sequence aTGGAAGACCTCAGCCTACCAATTGCTGTAAGACGTTCGCGTCGCAGCAGCATCAAACCAGAACCATCAGACATTCCCTCCTCCCCAATGCCTGTCAAAACACCCAGAACAGTGTCCAGAAGAAAAGTCCGCTTCTCAGAGCCAGGTCTCTCCAGCGGTTTGACCCCAATTGTCGGTCGCTTCTCTGTCGCAACACCCAAGCGACGTCGCCATTCTTCTGCGCCCGTAACAACTACACCAAGCACCAATCGCTCGACTCCCGCGCTGCCGGAGAGTGGCGATGTCACGTTTCTTCCCCTGCGACAAGTTCTTGATGGTCGTGTCCAGAGGCGCATTCGCCGCAATGGATTGAGTGAAGAGATGAACGTCATTCAGCAGGAAAAGAGACGGCGCTCAATTGAAACCAAGGAAGAGATCGAGAAACTAAGAGATCAACTAAAGGCGCGTGATCGCGAAATTTATGAGTTGCAGAATGCGACCATCGTCATTGACACGGGTCGCATTTGGGACCTTGAGAAGCAGATTGAGGATCTGCAGGATGAACTGTCAAAGAGATCCGGGCGCTCTCTCAGTGAGAAGAGAGGGTACAACTGGACATTGTCAGCCAGAGAGAAGTTTTCACCAGAGTATATGGACATGGACGACACTGAGTTTGGTGACGAGACTATGGCGCAGTTGGTCTGCAGTACACCTTCGAGAGCGAGGGCGAGACACGACGCGAGCACTTCATTCATGGACATGACACCTCCTCCTACAAGTCCAACCATTCCTGGGACACCCATGTCTTGGAACCCCATTTCATCAACATTGAGTGCTGGTGTTCAGGCTTGTTTCCCGGACCCTCAACGTCAGCAATTGGAAGAAGAGGTTTCGTCGCTGCAGCTCGAGGTCACTAAGCTTACCGACACACTCGGATCATACAAGTCTCTCAGCGGTCGCTTATCCGACAAGCTGTCCGAGTTCACACCAGCTATTGAGCCGGAATCAACATCACATCATAAATTGGAGGCCCAGATTGACGCCATGCTACGAACCATGTCTGACAGAGCATGCGCACTTCAACAACTTACTACAAACATCACAAAGCTCGGTTTCCACGGTTCCGACGCAAGCGACATGATCACATCCCTAGCCTCTGGTTTCCGTGCCGCTCGTTTGGAGCTGGAGTATCTGACACCTGGTGAAATCACTCTCCCGCTTTCATCCCATGGTGCAGAAGTTCTAGATCTCATGCTCACACGTCTGCGCGACATGGCCAAGCGCGCcaaagaagacgaggatgcTATTGATGAGTATCATGAGATTGAGCAGTCCCTACGAAAGCAACTCGACGCGCGTGTCACTGTTATGGACGGTCTCAAGGCAGAGATGAACAAGGCCGAGAAACTCATGAGCGATAAGATTGCGCGCATTCGCGAGCTTGAAGTGGCCAACACCAGACTCAAAGGGGCGGTCGACGGTTATGTACGCGATATCTCAGAGCTTGAGAACCTTGTTGAGAGAATGGAGCGCGATGCGCACGATGCTGAGGATGAGTACAACGTGCAATTGGAGGTCAAGCGCAAGGTACTTGGTCGCAAGGAGGATAGCATCGCGGAGTTGGAGACGAGGTTGTCTGAAGCGCTTCAGCGATCAGCGGATCTTCAGCGCGAGGTGAAGGAGGTCCAGGAAGCCAAGATGCGCGATGTCGCAGAGTTAAACAAGCGTCACGGCGCGGCGCTTGCAGCTGGTGACGCGAGCGTGGTCAAGTACCGTGGGGAGATTGACAGAGTCAACACTTCTCTTCGCGTGGCGCACGCGACTATATGTAGTCTACGAGTTGAGAATGGCGGATTGAAGAGTCagatggaagaggagagGGCGAAAGCCAAGGCGGTGATTGACTCAATGAAGGAGGAGCTTCAGCGGGTCGTGCAGATGAGTCAAGAGTTTTTGACGCCGAAAAGCAAAACGCTGAAAGGTGTCGATTCCGAGTCAGAGCCAGGGTCTGGgtcttcgtcatcttcttcgaCAGTGAGTGCAAAGAGACCAGCCTTTGTCTCTGTAGATGGAGGTGCAAGACGGTTGAGTAGAAAGAGACTGTGTCGAGGACGTGATAGCGGGATGGGTTTgttggatgaagatgaggaggagtGCTTCTGA
- a CDS encoding hypothetical protein (BUSCO:11537at5125), with protein sequence MSSSSKHVKFVASDPSRGGLPVKRKQVQHACASCRKKKRRCVHAENAVEENTVSPPEVQVQVQVQNETHQQSRSASLPLNVPLSTRTALPDHNHNASPSTRQPSIHLQYGTVPTPPRRESAGTPKTQSSSRFVGDLNPEGMFMEATGSASVRETSQKGDVGIWLSSTTATNSGSQGQAGSSSQFITSRPPPIMDQFLLPFVKEHCLPCLPPEHDFRKLRRLYLDRIHPILPIIPESSLDVAAPLDDDPTAIVLRQLVCLAAATDPSMSSHLHLQNRGDELLTCQDFIQSLSSAVRAILETSIITDRVLHIRALVMLSLYTQPSSSEEADLPAQLGGRAIHHIQTLGLHLLKYDAPNCEELETLFCAVWAVDRINAAAYGRPCLMHERDIGANLDGCIKKRPPCFRLFLSVIQWLDQVIELYRPGPSAEASGLDKIAYIDLPVLEAMIVNADALKVPSPLIATIETFYHAVIILSCRLPRPGTLTAASTLPPPSANARRSLAAERIACAVLRDHLSPMPIVPYAVCLALSVEYRKMRHSRLPMFRARAMHAFRRNCEMLRKFGDYFWSANVVAGLGERVLKEMERAANTLTRESTPPTHEGTPNSVPSSFSHLVPRPPELPVSVPVANPTMVNSVPSVEQPVDFSLIDAISGADVFGAIDPSFNLNAVEDALEANLDIGLPMNWVDWGQYATLP encoded by the exons AtgtcctcttcctcaaagCACGTTAAATTCGTCGCATCTGATCCTTCTCGCGGGGGTCTCCCAGTAAAGCGTAAGCAAGTCCAGCATGCATGCGCTTCATGCCGCAAGAAAAAA AGACGGTGCGTCCATGCCGAAAATGCTGTTGAAGAAAATACCGTCTCGCCGCCAGAGGTTCAggttcaagttcaagttcaGAATGAGACACACCAACAATCCCGGTCTGC ATCTCTTCCGTTGAACGTACCTCTTTCAACACGGACGGCACTACCAGACCATAACCACAATGCATCTCCATCTACGCGCCAGCCATCTATTCACCTTCAATATGGCACTGTCCCAACACCTCCAAGACGTGAATCAGCAGGGACGCCCAAAACACAATCATCATCTCGCTTCGTAGGAGATCTCAACCCGGAGGGTATGTTCATGGAAGCAACAGGTTCAGCATCCGTCAGGGAAACTTCACAAAAGGGCGACGTGGGCATTTGGCTCTCATCAACCACTGCCACTAACAGCGGGTCGCAAGGTCAAGCTGGCTCATCGTCGCAGTTCATCACCTCGAGGCCACCACCGATAATGGACCAGTTTCTACTCCCATTTGTTAAAGAGCACTGTCTACCCTGTTTACCACCTGAGCACGACTTTCGCAAGTTGAGACGTTTGTATCTGGACAGGATTCACCCCATCCTACCCATCATTCCCGAATCAAGCTTGGATGTCGCCGCTCCTTTAGATGATGATCCTACCGCCATTGTTCTTCGCCAACTGGTCTGTCTGGCCGCTGCCACAGACCCATCCATGTCGTCGCACCTGCATTTACAAAACCGTGGTGACGAACTCTTGACTTGTCAAGACTTCATCCAATCCCTCTCATCCGCCGTACGCGCCATTCTGGAAACAAGCATCATCACCGACAGGGTTCTTCACATCAGGGCTCTCGTCATGCTCTCGCTGTACACCCAACCCAGCAGTTCCGAAGAAGCCGATCTCCCGGCCCAACTAGGCGGCCGCGCCATTCACCACATTCAGACTTTGGGTCTTCACCTTCTCAAGTACGATGCACCTAACTGTGAAGAGCTTGAGACTTTGTTCTGTGCAGTTTGGGCAGTTGACCGAATTAATGCTGCTGCTTATGGACGACCTTGTTTAATGCACGAGAGAGACATTGGCGCCAATCTCGACGGGTGTATCAAGAAAAGACCACCTTGTTTCCGACTTTTTCTTTCTGTGATACAGTGGCTTGATCAAGTGATTGAGCTGTATCGCCCTGGACCAAGTGCTGAGGCTTCGGGTCTTGATAAGATTGCGTACATCGACCTCCCCGTCCTAGAAGCCATGATTGTCAACGCCGACGCCCTCAAAGTCCCAAGCCCACTCATAG CAACAATCGAGACCTTTTATCACGCTGTCATCATTCTATCCTgtcgtcttcctcgtccGGGCACACTGACAGCAGCATCAACACTCCCACCCCCCTCCGCCAACGCACGTCGCTCACTCGCAGCCGAACGAATCGCCTGCGCCGTCCTCCGTGACCATCTGAGTCCCATGCCCATCGTCCCCTACGCAGTGTGCCTCGCGCTAAGTGTGGAATACCGTAAGATGCGCCACAGTCGACTACCTATGTTTCGCGCCCGTGCCATGCACGCTTTTCGTCGCAATTGCGAAATGCTCCGAAAATTCGGCGACTATTTCTGGAGCGCCAATGTGGTAGCTGGTCTAGGTGAACGTGTACTGAAGGAGATGGAACGCGCCGCCAATACTTTAACTCGTGAATCAACACCACCTACCCACGAAGGAACGCCCAACTCTGTACCCTCATCTTTCTCACACCTTGTCCCTCGACCACCTGAGTTGCCCGTGTCTGTCCCAGTCGCTAACCCCACCATGGTCAACTCGGTCCCTAGTGTGGAACAACCTGTTGACTTTTCGCTCATCGATGCTATCTCGGGCGCTGACGTCTTTGGGGCTATAGACCCTAGCTTCAACCTGAACGCTGTAGAGGATGCACTTGAAGCCAATCTGGACATTGGTCTTCCGATGAACTGGGTAGACTGGGGGCAATATGCGACGCTACCATGA
- a CDS encoding hypothetical protein (SECRETED:SignalP(1-16)): MAQILCLLALVRHVHDDEAEHSEGFHMHPGNFDLARIGMQMGFHRDPLLRSPDMPVLEVETRRRLWATMVELSLQHSLDEGLPSSLSPESFDCKSPSEITDEELESGLVSVDPNHKLETLTASTILVLLSRTQHLRLQCLHLANSPRASKSYNDSNYLASELYSAHRDNTNILRGMDKKPSGFQLQLLQAYTLEFIRALHQPFVEQSTSQSPFHYSRKVVMETAMRVLAWPPSLGLIAGPEDRDLQVHETDPCASLRIHGQGYLGRVQRQAAVSLSTNIVSDLEDGVFGASCGASWKKTHSVIHETLLIVEHRVKVSSGAHGRKELLFLAAAEAYIKGLLGDLQQRDIEDAIYQAIESAVGLCYEAVDQR; the protein is encoded by the coding sequence ATGGCGCAGATCCTTTGTCTACTCGCTCTTGTACGACATGTACATGACGACGAAGCTGAGCACTCTGAAGGCTTTCACATGCACCCAGGGAATTTTGATCTAGCGAGAATAGGTATGCAGATGGGCTTCCATCGCGATCCTTTATTACGGTCCCCGGATATGCCGGTGCTTGAAGTTGAGACACGTCGTCGTTTGTGGGCAACTATGGTCGAGTTATCTCTTCAGCATAGTCTGGACGAAGGTTTGCCTTCTTCCCTATCACCCGAAAGCTTTGACTGCAAATCACCTTCCGAAATCACGGATGAAGAGTTGGAATCAGGTCTGGTATCGGTGGATCCAAATCACAAACTAGAGACTCTAACAGCTTCTACCATTTTGGTTCTACTCTCACGAACTCAACACCTTCGACTTCAATGTCTACACCTGGCCAACTCACCACGAGCGTCAAAGTCATACAACGATAGCAACTATCTCGCCTCGGAGCTTTACTCTGCACATCGGGACAATACGAATATTCTTCGAGGCATGGATAAGAAACCTTCAGGGTTCCAACTTCAACTACTTCAAGCATACACCTTGGAGTTCATTCGCGCCCTTCATCAGCCTTTTGTAGAACAGTCTACCTCTCAATCGCCATTCCACTACTCACGAAAGGTCGTTATGGAGACGGCGATGCGCGTCCTCGCCTGGCCGCCTAGTCTAGGGCTCATAGCTGGTCCTGAAGACCGAGACTTACAGGTTCATGAGACTGACCCTTGCGCATCACTTCGTATCCATGGTCAGGGCTACTTAGGTCGTGTTCAGCGACAGGCCGCAGTGTCACTATCGACCAATATCGTCAGTGATCTAGAAGATGGTGTTTTTGGTgcaagctgtggtgcttcgTGGAAAAAGACGCATAGTGTTATCCACGAAACTCTATTGATAGTTGAACACCGAGTGAAGGTGTCATCAGGTGCTCACGGCAGGAAAGAGCTGCTTTTTCTagctgctgctgaagcttATATCAAAGGTCTGCTGGGTGATTTGCAGCAAAGGGATATTGAAGATGCGATATATCAAGCGATAGAGAGTGCAGTTGGCTTGTGCTATGAGGCTGTAGATCAAAGATAG
- a CDS encoding hypothetical protein (SECRETED:SignalP(1-19)~CAZy:AA7) has protein sequence MHFNTLTCVLVGLVAHSSAVPTKREAVNSCLTQAKVPTDAQGSQSWKEDGTAYNLRLPFEPAAIAVPTTVAQVSAAVECGAKHGVAISAKSGGHSYTSLGFGGEDGHLMIELDRMYSVKVAKDGTAKIQPGARLGHVATELWNQGKRALAHGTCPGVGLGGHALHGGYGMVARKHGLTLDLMTGATVVLPTGRVVHCSKTENSDLFWGIRGAGANFGVVVELEFQTFAAPEQITYFDIGLNWDKNSAPQGLYDFQEFGKGMPAEITMQMGVSKNGYSIDGAYIGDEASLRKDLQPLVQKLGGVQVTATTVDWMGLVTHFAGAGINVNPTSPSYDAHDNFYASSLAAPELTLDQFKSFVNYVSTTGQSSSHSWWLQMDITGGTYSAVSKPKPGDTAYVHRDTLLLFQFYDSVAATAQYPSDGFGLIKGLRQSISNSLKEGTWGMYANYPDSQIKNDRATEMYWGSNVAKLEQVKAKYDPKNLFRNPQSIKPKA, from the exons ATGCATTTCAATACTCTAACGTGTGTGCTGGTTGGCCTCGTCGCCCACTCATCAGCAGTCCCGACAAAGCGCGAAGCCGTCAACAGCTGCCTTACACAAGCCAAAGTGCCCACCGACGCACAGGGCTCTCAATCATGGAAAGAAGACGGCACAGcttataacctaagacttcCATTCGAACCAGCTGCCATTGCAGTCCCTACTACAGTCGCCCAAGTTTCCGCTGCCGTTGAGTGTGGCGCCAAACACGGCGTTGCAATCAGTGCCAAGAGTGGTGGCCACAGCTATACCTCTCTAGGATTCGGTGGCGAAGATGGTCATCTCATGATCGAGTTGGATAGAATGTACAGCGTCAAGGTGGCCAAGGATGGCACCGCAAAGATTCAACCTGGTGCTCGTCTTGGACATGTTGCTACCGAGCTCTGGAACCAAGGCAAGCGAGCTCTCGCTCATGGAACGTGCCCTGG AGTTGGTCTTGGTGGTCACGCCCTGCACGGAGGCTACGGCATGGTCGCCCGCAAACATGGCCTTACTCTCGATCTTATGACCGGCGCCACAGTCGTTCTGCCCACCGGCAGAGTCGTCCACTGCTCCAAGACCGAAAACTCCGATCTTTTCTGGGGTATTCGTGGCGCGGGCGCAAATTTTGGTGTTGTCGTCGAACTCGAGTTCCAAACTTTCGCTGCACCTGAGCAGATCACTTACTTCGACATTGGCCTCAACTGGGATAAGAACTCCGCTCCTCAGGGTCTTTATGACTTCCAGGAGTTTGGAAAGGGCATGCCTGCCGAGATTACCATGCAGATGGGTGTTTCCAAGAACGGATACAGCATTGATGGTGCTTATATCGGTGACGAGGCTAGCCTGAGGAAGGATTTGCAGCCTCTGGTCCAAAAGCTTGGTGGTGTTCAAGTCACTGCTACCACTGTCGACTGGATGGGCCTTGTTACCCACTTTGCTGGTGCCGGAATCAATGTCAACCCTACCAGCCCTTCATACGACGCA CACGACAACTTCTACGCCAGCAGTCTCGCAGCCCCCGAATTGACCCTCGACCAATTCAAGTCCTTTGTCAACTACGTCTCCACCACTGGCCAGAGCAGCAGCCACTCTTGGTGGTTGCAGATGGACATCACTGGTGGAACCTACTCTGCCGtctccaagcccaagcccggCGACACTGCATACGTTCACCGCGACACCCTCCTTCTCTTCCAGTTCTACGACAGTGTTGCAGCGACCGCACAGTACCCCTCTGACGGATTCGGACTCATCAAGGGCTTGAGACAGAGCATCTCCAACTCCCTCAAGGAGGGTACCTGGGGCATGTACGCCAACTACCCTGATTCGCAGATCAAGAATGATCGGGCTACCGAGATGTACTGGGGAAGCAATGTTGCCAAGCTGGAGCAGGTCAAGGCCAAGTACGATCCTAAGAACTTGTTCCGCAACCCCCAGTCTATCAAGCCCAAGGCTTAG